The Thermococcus sp. M39 genome window below encodes:
- a CDS encoding CGP-CTERM-anchored Cys-rich protein, whose product MKRHAIIFILILAVLPFAQACFSPTDNLAVEVYFNKPGIVYNLEPLKNAENVSIEDGRLIYRSHYDERVAVMLWDDKGLHLRIEIPVKSWNSTYLRANLSALILVTDDMLKKAGGLGWNVTYSESRDVYYFTKGNYLVQLEMQRGNECSSDSDCAIGGCSGEICTTRENAGKVVSICVYKDWYECLKLTSCGCVNGICSWKPNSAVLNCLKEHGVDPSKILRSGKADVRIFVYNREELTEKDREPLNALFDALGIKCAFENVKFERKVANMPEGVVDPYTFNFKEALRVEIKWLKDTGILNISDEDIEEIVKVAKRGYAGYNSHIGWYETKDGRYAWIPYFESKDAKLLKCTAEPLAYKLPKGTVKIASSPTTTSEYSPLSPTTSSRTICGPAFLGLVSILPLIWRKMR is encoded by the coding sequence ATGAAAAGACATGCTATAATTTTCATTTTAATCTTAGCAGTACTTCCTTTCGCTCAGGCATGCTTTAGCCCAACTGATAACTTGGCTGTAGAGGTTTATTTCAACAAGCCTGGAATTGTATACAATCTTGAGCCGCTTAAAAATGCGGAAAATGTCTCAATTGAAGATGGAAGACTAATTTATCGCTCCCATTATGACGAAAGAGTGGCTGTTATGCTATGGGATGATAAGGGATTGCATCTAAGAATTGAGATTCCCGTAAAAAGCTGGAATTCAACTTATTTAAGAGCTAACCTCTCAGCGCTAATCTTGGTAACTGACGACATGCTCAAAAAAGCTGGAGGGCTTGGGTGGAATGTTACTTACTCAGAATCTAGGGACGTCTATTATTTCACAAAGGGCAACTATCTCGTGCAGCTTGAGATGCAGAGGGGGAATGAATGTTCCTCTGATTCAGACTGTGCCATAGGAGGATGCTCTGGAGAGATATGCACAACCAGAGAAAACGCAGGTAAAGTGGTTTCAATCTGTGTTTACAAGGACTGGTATGAGTGTTTGAAGCTTACAAGCTGCGGCTGTGTGAATGGAATCTGCTCTTGGAAGCCGAATTCAGCTGTACTCAATTGTTTAAAGGAGCATGGAGTTGACCCATCAAAGATTTTGAGAAGCGGAAAAGCTGATGTTAGAATTTTCGTTTACAACAGAGAGGAGCTGACAGAAAAAGATAGGGAACCGCTTAATGCCCTATTTGATGCTCTGGGCATCAAATGTGCTTTTGAAAACGTGAAGTTTGAGAGAAAAGTTGCTAACATGCCTGAAGGAGTTGTTGATCCCTACACATTTAACTTTAAAGAAGCGCTGAGAGTTGAAATTAAATGGCTCAAAGATACTGGAATATTGAATATAAGTGATGAAGACATTGAAGAGATTGTGAAAGTTGCAAAGAGGGGCTATGCTGGCTACAACTCCCACATCGGCTGGTATGAAACCAAGGATGGAAGATATGCGTGGATTCCCTACTTTGAGAGCAAAGATGCCAAGCTTTTAAAGTGCACTGCTGAGCCGTTAGCTTATAAATTGCCGAAGGGAACAGTGAAGATAGCATCATCCCCTACAACAACTTCGGAGTATTCGCCATTGTCACCAACCACTTCCTCCAGAACAATCTGCGGCCCTGCATTCTTAGGCTTAGTTTCTATTTTGCCTTTAATCTGGAGAAAAATGCGTTGA
- a CDS encoding family 4B encapsulin nanocompartment shell protein: MKEELYDLLKAAIEELKEEGLNPDIILAGPEFLKYAADILQNCGLAVYEIKELNSDAVIADSQYLGQLKRASRRISIELLFKEKEVWEEIQRV; encoded by the coding sequence GTGAAGGAAGAGCTCTATGATCTCCTAAAAGCTGCTATCGAAGAGCTCAAAGAGGAAGGCCTAAATCCGGATATAATACTCGCTGGACCAGAATTTCTTAAGTATGCGGCAGATATACTTCAGAACTGCGGACTTGCTGTTTATGAGATAAAGGAGCTTAACTCTGATGCCGTGATTGCAGACTCCCAATACTTGGGACAGCTTAAGAGGGCCTCAAGAAGAATATCAATAGAGCTTCTCTTCAAAGAAAAGGAAGTATGGGAGGAGATACAGAGAGTTTAG
- a CDS encoding DUF4349 domain-containing protein, with protein MHKRNIGVVLLVVVIIVAGFVVSKVFQSGASFRVGSEPKYQPSVYEEKGWDIEAERITYTQTMAYAPTYTKPTATQTSVGTTGYEKPQEIIQRLKKDYYVVIQDESPEKVAGEIKAEVYSLGGYVISENLDKSEERVVYYIEFRIPNTVENENKVGTLLEKYNVKSLRLDTQDVTSKYNQILAEIESLEAEKNKLLEFYNLSKDIDDLMRIESRISSINSRLNYLYLQKDYYEKVTDYITYHVTIESKEKPVFEIDLGFRKTIYQAVAILLMVIEGILALLIIISPFAVLYLIGRNIYRRFKKPEPQE; from the coding sequence ATGCATAAAAGAAATATTGGGGTAGTTCTTTTGGTTGTGGTGATAATAGTCGCTGGGTTTGTTGTCTCAAAGGTTTTTCAGAGCGGAGCTTCTTTTAGAGTTGGGAGTGAGCCGAAGTACCAACCCTCGGTTTATGAAGAGAAAGGTTGGGACATTGAGGCTGAAAGGATTACATACACTCAAACGATGGCATACGCTCCGACTTATACAAAGCCAACTGCCACCCAAACTTCGGTAGGAACTACTGGATATGAAAAGCCACAGGAAATAATCCAAAGGCTGAAAAAGGACTATTATGTTGTTATCCAAGACGAGAGTCCAGAGAAAGTTGCTGGTGAAATAAAAGCTGAGGTATATTCTTTGGGGGGATATGTAATTTCTGAAAATCTTGACAAGAGTGAAGAAAGGGTTGTTTATTACATTGAGTTTAGGATTCCAAACACGGTAGAAAATGAAAATAAAGTTGGGACACTTCTGGAGAAATACAACGTCAAAAGCCTCCGCTTGGATACTCAAGATGTAACAAGCAAATACAACCAAATTCTTGCTGAAATTGAAAGTCTAGAGGCTGAGAAAAATAAGCTCCTCGAATTCTACAACCTTTCAAAGGACATTGATGATTTGATGAGGATTGAATCCAGAATAAGCAGCATAAACTCCCGCTTAAACTATTTGTATCTCCAGAAGGATTACTATGAGAAAGTCACGGATTATATAACCTATCACGTCACAATAGAGAGCAAAGAAAAGCCTGTGTTCGAGATTGATTTAGGCTTCAGAAAAACAATATATCAAGCTGTGGCAATACTGCTCATGGTAATTGAGGGCATTCTTGCCCTGCTGATAATAATATCTCCATTTGCAGTGCTTTATTTGATTGGCAGGAATATTTATAGGCGCTTTAAAAAGCCTGAGCCGCAAGAGTAG
- the deoC gene encoding deoxyribose-phosphate aldolase, translating into MDIAKYIDHTNLKPYATKEDIIKLCEEAKKYDFYAVCVNPYRVKLAKEQLKGTDIKVASVIGFPLGATPTEVKVFEAKKALEDGADELDMVINIGALKDKDYDYVKRDIEEVVKVAHEKGAIVKVIIETCYLSDEEKKIACKLAMEAGADFVKTSTGFGTGGATVEDVRLMRRVVGDKLGVKAAGGIRTYEQALEMIKAGANRIGTSSGVKIVEGAKK; encoded by the coding sequence ATGGATATTGCCAAGTACATTGATCACACCAATTTGAAGCCTTATGCAACAAAGGAAGATATAATCAAGCTGTGCGAGGAAGCTAAGAAATACGACTTTTATGCTGTCTGCGTTAATCCCTACCGCGTAAAACTTGCAAAGGAGCAATTGAAGGGCACAGACATAAAGGTCGCATCGGTTATAGGCTTTCCGCTAGGTGCAACGCCTACAGAGGTTAAGGTCTTTGAAGCAAAAAAAGCGCTTGAAGATGGTGCTGATGAGCTTGATATGGTCATAAACATTGGGGCATTGAAAGATAAGGATTATGACTACGTCAAGAGGGATATAGAAGAAGTTGTCAAAGTTGCTCACGAGAAAGGAGCAATAGTTAAGGTAATCATTGAAACCTGCTATCTGTCAGATGAAGAGAAGAAGATAGCATGTAAGCTAGCAATGGAGGCTGGAGCTGATTTTGTAAAGACTTCAACGGGCTTTGGAACCGGAGGGGCTACAGTGGAAGATGTTAGGCTGATGAGAAGGGTTGTTGGGGATAAGCTTGGGGTTAAAGCTGCCGGAGGAATAAGGACTTACGAGCAGGCTTTAGAAATGATTAAGGCAGGGGCAAACAGAATCGGTACCTCAAGTGGGGTAAAGATCGTGGAGGGTGCCAAAAAGTGA
- a CDS encoding metal-dependent hydrolase — MNYEEHVLGGIITYPLVILIASLLKVYLNVPFQLSAMAMMLGYAFYVLGSDLPDIDHPDAIIHKGTKPLVAVAIGSSAFLKLKDITLTSYDWANLTIAWAISSFVAFASWYVFSAVIPRHRGIVHSIGFGIIYGIVSFLVVVYGLGLKLEEGAFIGFAAFMGYLLHLILDKHIKLI; from the coding sequence ATGAACTACGAGGAGCATGTTCTTGGAGGTATAATCACTTATCCTCTAGTCATTTTAATTGCTTCTCTTCTTAAAGTTTACCTAAATGTGCCGTTTCAGCTAAGTGCTATGGCCATGATGCTTGGATATGCTTTCTATGTTCTGGGTAGTGATTTGCCAGATATAGACCATCCAGATGCCATCATCCACAAAGGTACAAAGCCTCTAGTAGCAGTTGCCATAGGTTCATCAGCTTTTCTAAAGCTCAAAGACATCACATTGACAAGCTATGACTGGGCAAATCTCACTATAGCATGGGCCATATCCTCATTCGTGGCTTTTGCCTCTTGGTATGTCTTCTCAGCAGTAATACCCAGGCACAGAGGCATAGTACACTCTATAGGCTTTGGAATTATTTATGGAATTGTCTCCTTTTTGGTAGTAGTTTATGGCCTGGGGCTGAAGCTTGAGGAGGGAGCATTCATAGGATTCGCGGCATTTATGGGCTACTTGCTGCATTTAATTCTAGACAAGCATATTAAACTGATTTAG
- a CDS encoding ornithine aminotransferase: MVKRPVVKELPGPKAREVIERNFDLLAVTTQDPDALPIVIERGEGIMVYDVDGNAFYDFGSGVGVLNVGHAHPRVVEAIKRQAEKFTHFALNDFFYENAVILAQKLAELSPGEFPKKVVYQNSGAEANEAMMKLVKYGTGRKRFIAFYHAFHGRTQAVLSLTASKWVQQERFFPTMPGVEHVPYPNPYRNPWHIDGYADPKELVNRVIEFIEEYVFRHVPPEEVGAIVFEPIQGEGGYIVPPKEFFKELKKLADKYGILLADDEVQMGVGRTGKFWAIEHFGIAPDTIQFGKAIGGGIPLAGVVHRADIAFDKPGRHASTFGGNPVAIAAALEVVEIVKELLPHVQEVGDYLHKRLKEFEEKYEVIGDARGLGLAQAVEFVKNKDTKEKNPEVRNKVVKEAAKRGLILLGCGDNSLRFIPPLIVTKEEIDVAMEIFEEALKAALK; this comes from the coding sequence ATGGTGAAGAGACCAGTTGTTAAAGAGCTTCCTGGGCCGAAAGCAAGAGAAGTTATTGAGAGGAACTTTGACCTTTTAGCAGTTACAACCCAAGACCCAGATGCCTTGCCAATTGTTATCGAGAGAGGAGAAGGGATAATGGTTTACGACGTTGATGGCAACGCTTTCTATGACTTTGGAAGCGGTGTTGGTGTTCTTAACGTTGGACATGCCCACCCAAGAGTTGTCGAAGCTATAAAGAGACAAGCTGAGAAGTTCACTCACTTCGCATTAAACGACTTCTTCTATGAGAACGCTGTAATCCTGGCTCAAAAGCTTGCTGAGCTTTCTCCAGGAGAGTTTCCAAAGAAAGTAGTTTACCAAAACAGCGGTGCTGAAGCTAATGAAGCCATGATGAAGCTCGTCAAGTACGGAACAGGAAGAAAGAGATTCATTGCATTCTACCATGCATTCCACGGAAGAACACAGGCTGTTCTTAGCTTAACAGCAAGCAAGTGGGTTCAACAGGAGAGATTCTTCCCAACAATGCCTGGCGTTGAGCACGTTCCATATCCAAACCCATACAGAAACCCATGGCACATTGACGGTTATGCCGATCCAAAGGAGCTCGTGAACAGAGTCATTGAGTTCATTGAGGAGTACGTCTTCAGGCATGTTCCACCAGAGGAAGTTGGAGCAATTGTCTTTGAACCAATACAAGGTGAAGGTGGATACATCGTTCCACCAAAAGAGTTCTTCAAGGAGCTCAAGAAACTTGCAGACAAGTACGGAATTCTTTTAGCGGATGACGAAGTTCAGATGGGCGTTGGAAGAACTGGAAAGTTCTGGGCAATTGAGCACTTTGGCATAGCACCAGACACAATTCAGTTCGGTAAAGCCATTGGTGGAGGAATTCCATTAGCTGGTGTCGTGCACAGAGCTGACATAGCTTTTGACAAGCCAGGAAGACATGCATCAACATTCGGTGGAAATCCAGTAGCAATCGCTGCTGCACTTGAAGTCGTTGAAATTGTCAAAGAGTTATTACCTCACGTCCAAGAGGTTGGTGATTACCTCCACAAGAGACTTAAGGAGTTTGAGGAGAAATACGAAGTTATCGGCGATGCAAGAGGTCTCGGCTTAGCTCAAGCAGTAGAATTCGTCAAGAACAAGGACACAAAGGAGAAGAACCCAGAGGTTAGGAATAAGGTTGTCAAGGAAGCTGCAAAGAGAGGACTAATCCTCCTCGGCTGTGGCGACAATTCACTGAGATTCATCCCACCGCTGATCGTCACTAAGGAAGAGATTGATGTCGCCATGGAAATCTTTGAAGAGGCTCTTAAAGCCGCTCTTAAGTGA
- a CDS encoding ECF transporter S component — protein sequence MEFEAIGAYAKPILALAVLIYIVYIFVIKKEEFKKSQVVAISAVMTALVTVATIVIQVPTPPTRGYINLGDTMVMLSGVLFGPLVGAFAGGFGSALADAITGYAHWAPFTLIIKGLEGLAVGYIAYKREDFTGILIGTIVGGFIMVFGYFLVEVFFYGYPSAIVEVPGNTLQAVSGIIVGGGLGYIIKKRYSDIVSLIQT from the coding sequence ATGGAGTTCGAAGCAATTGGGGCATATGCAAAACCTATACTAGCGCTTGCTGTTTTAATCTATATTGTGTACATTTTTGTCATTAAAAAAGAGGAGTTCAAAAAATCCCAAGTTGTGGCAATCTCAGCTGTTATGACAGCTTTAGTAACAGTTGCGACAATTGTGATTCAAGTCCCAACACCACCAACAAGAGGTTATATCAACCTTGGAGATACAATGGTCATGCTGAGCGGTGTGCTGTTTGGACCGCTGGTTGGAGCATTCGCTGGAGGTTTTGGTTCAGCTTTGGCAGATGCAATCACTGGCTATGCCCACTGGGCACCTTTTACATTGATAATCAAAGGTCTTGAAGGATTAGCCGTCGGATATATAGCTTACAAGAGAGAAGACTTCACAGGGATACTCATAGGAACAATAGTCGGTGGATTCATCATGGTCTTTGGATACTTCCTTGTTGAGGTGTTCTTCTATGGCTATCCGAGTGCTATAGTTGAAGTCCCAGGAAATACTCTTCAAGCAGTCAGCGGAATAATAGTCGGAGGAGGATTGGGGTATATAATAAAGAAAAGGTACTCAGACATAGTAAGTCTCATACAAACCTAA
- the trxB gene encoding thioredoxin-disulfide reductase, with protein sequence MFSLTGFSKGKEEKTTWDVIIIGAGPAGYTAAIYAARFGLETIIISRDLGGNMALTDLIENYPGFPEGISGSELNRRMYDQVRKYNVDIVFDEVERIDKGECPYYEGKCYWLVYTKNGKVYKAKTVIIAVGAEPRKLNVPGEKEFTGRGVSYCATCDGPLFVGKEVIVVGGGNTALQEALYLHSIGVKVTLVHRRDKFRADKILQDRFKEAGIPALLDTVVIEIKGKEKVEAVVLKNVKTGEVFEKKVDGVFIFIGYEPKTDFVKHLGITDEWGYIPVDMHMRTKAPGIFAAGDITNVFKQIAVAVGQGAIAANSAKEFIESWIEKNGA encoded by the coding sequence ATGTTCAGCTTAACTGGATTTTCAAAAGGAAAAGAAGAAAAAACAACTTGGGATGTCATAATTATCGGTGCTGGGCCGGCTGGATATACAGCAGCAATATACGCAGCGAGATTCGGGCTTGAAACAATCATAATAAGCAGAGATTTAGGAGGAAATATGGCATTAACGGACTTAATCGAAAACTATCCAGGATTTCCAGAAGGAATAAGCGGTTCAGAGCTCAACAGAAGGATGTACGATCAAGTGAGGAAATACAATGTTGACATAGTTTTTGATGAGGTCGAGAGGATTGACAAGGGAGAGTGCCCATACTACGAGGGCAAGTGCTACTGGCTCGTTTACACCAAAAACGGGAAAGTTTACAAGGCAAAGACCGTTATCATAGCGGTTGGAGCAGAGCCGAGAAAGCTCAACGTCCCTGGAGAGAAAGAGTTTACAGGGAGAGGAGTGAGCTATTGTGCAACTTGTGATGGACCCTTGTTTGTTGGAAAAGAAGTAATAGTTGTCGGCGGTGGAAACACAGCACTGCAGGAAGCATTATATCTCCACAGCATTGGCGTTAAAGTTACACTGGTTCACAGGAGAGACAAGTTCAGAGCAGACAAGATTCTCCAAGATAGATTCAAAGAAGCTGGTATCCCGGCACTTTTAGACACTGTTGTAATTGAAATAAAAGGCAAAGAAAAGGTTGAGGCTGTTGTGCTTAAGAATGTAAAGACTGGAGAAGTCTTTGAGAAGAAAGTTGATGGTGTGTTCATATTCATTGGATATGAGCCAAAGACAGATTTTGTTAAGCATCTCGGCATCACAGATGAGTGGGGCTACATACCCGTTGACATGCACATGAGGACTAAAGCTCCAGGGATATTTGCTGCAGGAGATATAACAAATGTTTTCAAGCAGATTGCTGTGGCAGTTGGCCAAGGTGCAATTGCAGCAAACTCTGCAAAGGAATTCATTGAGAGCTGGATAGAAAAGAACGGTGCTTAA